A DNA window from Arachis hypogaea cultivar Tifrunner chromosome 18, arahy.Tifrunner.gnm2.J5K5, whole genome shotgun sequence contains the following coding sequences:
- the LOC112772623 gene encoding uncharacterized protein: MEGTVTLLKTSPVRVGDNVDDSTVYFHCLFWTFPPCVEAFRHCKPLVSIDGTHLYGKYGGTLLLAIAQDGNSNILPIAFSLVEGENAESWSFFLTNLRQHVTPQQGILVISDRHNGIKAALENPNSGWLPPHAYRAFCIRHVAANFALSFKDTDAKRLLVNAAYAKTEAEFDYWFDIIRTENPAMCDWTNRIEYDKWTQHQDGGRRFGHMTTNISECVNSVLKGTRNLPVTALVKSTYGRLAELFVVRGQTTEAQLASGAKFCQSFMKAMERNLKDSRCFTVTLFDRQQSEYTVAETTPTGRFSLGTYRVSLQHRTCDCGYFQALHYPCCHAIACCAQSRLD; the protein is encoded by the coding sequence ATGGAGGGGACAGTTACGTTGTTGAAGACATCTCCGGTTCGCGTCGGTGATAACGTGGATGACTCAACCGTGTACTTTCACTGTCTTTTCTGGACGTTTCCTCCTTGTGTTGAAGCTTTCCGACATTGCAAGCCCTTGGTAAGCATAGACGGTACTCATCTGTATGGTAAGTATGGAGGGACTTTGCTCTTGGCAATCGCTCAAGATGGGAACTCCAACATCTTGCCTATTGCTTTCAGTCTCGTGGAGGGGGAAAATGCCGAGTCTTGGTCTTTCTTCCTGACCAACCTGAGGCAACATGTGACTCCGCAACAGGGGATACTGGTCATTTCAGATAGGCACAATGGCATCAAGGCTGCACTGGAGAACCCGAACAGTGGGTGGTTACCCCCACATGCGTACCGAGCATTTTGTATTCGGCATGTTGCAGCTAACTTTGCACTCAGTTTCAAGGACACAGATGCAAAGCGTTTGCTTGTGAACGCTGCTTATGCAAAGACTGAGGCAGAGTTTGACTATTGGTTTGACATAATACGGACTGAGAATCCGGCAATGTGTGATTGGACGAACAGAATAGAATACGATAAGTGGACTCAGCACCAGGATGGTGGCAGACGGttcggtcacatgacgaccaATATATCTGAGTGTGTTAATTCTGTTCTGAAGGGTACACGGAATCTTCCGGTTACCGCCCTAGTCAAGTCCACATATGGTCGGCTAGCGGAGTTGTTCGTGGTTCGTGGTCAGACGACAGAGGCTCAATTGGCCAGTGGTGCCAAGTTCTGCCAGTCTTTTATGAAGGCGATGGAGCGCAACTTGAAAGACTCCAGATGTTTCACTGTCACCCTGTTCGATAGACAGCAGTCTGAGTACACCGTTGCCGAGACGACGCCCACCGGGAGATTTTCACTTGGGACGTACCGAGTTTCCCTCCAGCACCGTACATGCGACTGTGGATACTTTCAAGCTCTCCATTACCCATGTTGCCATGCGATTGCATGTTGTGCCCAGTCACGGCTTGACTGA